One uncultured Tolumonas sp. genomic window carries:
- the lpoB gene encoding penicillin-binding protein activator LpoB — protein MMMVLTPYRVRQPHWLLWLVAFLLTGCNTTLYKPTGKSPTSQTVTTGSAGVTQPARPLDLQALAKRSAASVIKRSDKAELGKSPTLYVDMIRNSTGSTLDTAKITNVLHTELARSGRFKLIPLEKNAAFQQSLEYQQSEGALNPSTAVQLGKQTGADLMLYGNVSRVKKSRTYQLTTNMMDLKSGELLFTDKQSVRK, from the coding sequence CGGCAACCCCACTGGCTGTTATGGCTGGTGGCTTTTCTGCTGACGGGTTGTAATACCACATTATATAAACCCACCGGTAAAAGTCCTACCAGTCAGACGGTGACTACGGGATCTGCCGGCGTAACACAGCCTGCGCGGCCATTGGATCTGCAAGCATTAGCGAAACGCAGTGCGGCATCGGTTATCAAGCGCAGTGATAAAGCTGAACTTGGAAAATCACCAACGTTATATGTCGATATGATCCGCAATAGTACGGGTTCAACGTTAGATACCGCCAAAATAACCAATGTTTTGCACACCGAGTTGGCACGTTCGGGGCGTTTTAAACTGATCCCACTGGAAAAAAATGCCGCTTTTCAGCAATCACTGGAATATCAGCAAAGTGAAGGTGCGCTCAACCCCTCTACCGCGGTGCAGTTGGGAAAACAAACCGGGGCTGATTTGATGTTATACGGCAATGTCAGTCGGGTTAAAAAGAGCCGAACCTATCAATTGACCACCAATATGATGGATCTGAAATCGGGTGAATTGTTGTTTACCGACAAACAATCTGTCCGCAAATAA
- a CDS encoding phosphotransferase, whose product MLLLPTPFNQADAVLLAQGLTNYTYRLQLQHKNYFYRQGIAQPESLFIDRTQERQALLLAEAAGLLPKIHYHSADGQQLILAWCDEPSWQVGYFSSAAGITQLGQLAAQIHAIPARLKILDLANYLQQLMAGLPSLSQTVRLRVEQQQAMLCALPVMSPVFCHNDINPTNLLGMKPWLVDWEYAALGDPAFDLAGICRAGQFDLRQQQTLVNNYQAAGGCCDQNRVAKMLAVVDLVCLLWCEKMLLLRSEAQYHALRQRLYRVLGIAEV is encoded by the coding sequence ATGCTTCTGTTACCGACACCTTTTAATCAGGCAGACGCGGTGTTATTAGCGCAAGGACTGACTAATTACACCTACCGTCTGCAACTGCAGCATAAAAACTATTTCTATCGACAGGGAATTGCCCAGCCAGAAAGCTTGTTCATCGATAGAACACAAGAGCGTCAGGCGCTGTTACTCGCAGAAGCGGCGGGGTTGTTACCGAAAATCCATTATCACTCGGCGGATGGGCAGCAACTGATTCTGGCGTGGTGTGATGAACCATCCTGGCAAGTGGGCTATTTTTCATCGGCAGCTGGTATCACCCAGCTGGGTCAATTAGCTGCACAAATACACGCGATTCCTGCGCGATTAAAAATTTTAGATCTGGCCAATTACCTGCAGCAATTGATGGCTGGTTTGCCATCGTTATCTCAAACCGTACGCCTGCGAGTTGAACAACAACAAGCTATGTTGTGTGCGCTACCCGTTATGTCCCCCGTATTTTGCCACAACGATATTAACCCAACTAATTTGCTGGGCATGAAACCGTGGTTAGTTGATTGGGAATATGCGGCGTTGGGGGATCCGGCGTTTGACCTAGCTGGGATCTGCCGTGCCGGTCAGTTCGATCTGAGACAGCAACAAACATTAGTTAACAACTATCAGGCTGCTGGTGGATGTTGTGACCAAAACCGAGTCGCCAAAATGCTGGCGGTCGTCGATTTGGTCTGTTTGTTGTGGTGCGAAAAAATGCTGTTACTGCGTTCTGAAGCGCAATATCACGCGTTACGTCAGCGTTTGTATCGGGTTCTTGGCATTGCAGAAGTTTGA
- the raiA gene encoding ribosome-associated translation inhibitor RaiA, whose amino-acid sequence MLIEITSKIIDVTPSIRECIASKFEKLERMQIPMISPHVYVGKEGEHYVVEARIQIPFGKLFAEAEHSDLYAAINALEQKLERQIIRHIHRPDARRNRVQRQSSMAAMF is encoded by the coding sequence ATGCTGATCGAAATTACCAGCAAAATTATTGATGTAACCCCATCCATCCGCGAGTGTATCGCTTCTAAATTTGAGAAGCTGGAACGCATGCAGATACCAATGATTTCTCCACATGTGTATGTTGGCAAGGAAGGTGAACATTACGTTGTAGAAGCTAGAATTCAGATCCCTTTTGGCAAACTGTTTGCCGAAGCGGAGCACTCCGATCTTTATGCGGCAATTAATGCCTTAGAGCAAAAACTGGAACGTCAGATTATTCGACACATTCATCGTCCAGATGCGCGCCGCAACAGAGTACAACGCCAAAGTTCAATGGCTGCAATGTTCTGA
- a CDS encoding EAL domain-containing protein — translation MMLSAPFSSLLSHKNADSLSVAAFEAHIHQLCQMMQTLLHAGKVTFWLLHPARSEVICLQDIPHPERIGLSIPIDAISALSDAFNHASVLEFPNAHLDARLRNTPIGHEPVDIIMARVVCDDDTQGMLVCRKEQDHDWPINSRALVNHFVALAEQALLMLQPDAIAWRHLLWQQRLHKLTYQLATKTGRLFFTELVEQLANEIGADAVWIGELLQVGHGAASVRIIAGCGATIALEHHRYPLQESSCRLLYLADDWIIQSMPDVPATMLIQPKWLIAVPLRHNQQRIIGHLSFTFADQHPDPNELVRALQPLLTRIEAELIRYQAESELRLSSVAFDTNKGCIITDPTLTIMRVNLAFTEITGISAEQAIGCELGKEIWSFSEQQGDALLKGQHWRGEMERRRLNGELYPQWETWTPVQDETNRFSHYVISIDDLTERVRSSQRIQALAYYDELTGLANRRRLLEQVNVLFEQAKAQDEVGALLFIDLDHFKNINDSLGHAAGDWVLQQVAERLKPFFTKNDELARLGGDEFVALLPGLSSNPPQAEMHATLLAEQVIEAVSAPYYYAGQVLHLGASIGMTLYPTRHQTPADLLKQADTAMYQAKADGRSTVRAFDATMQRKVDKRLRIHNQLRDALRNNELSLHYQPQHMVSTGDLIGAEALIRWQMPEGGMISPIEFIPIAEETDLIIDIGQWVMEEACHQYMHWYALDIKLPQLSVNVSAKQFHHSKFTERVYDVLDKTGMLPEALNLEITESVVLEGLEDTIQKMTELKSIGISFSIDDFGTGYSSLGYLTRLPVNELKIDRTFIKGIPNDVSNMAIAEAVLAMARHLGFNVTAEGVETRQQLQFLKQQSCHFYQGYLASKPLPADVMAIYASDHLRKK, via the coding sequence ATGATGTTATCCGCCCCGTTTTCAAGTCTGTTATCTCATAAAAATGCGGATAGTTTGTCGGTAGCTGCTTTTGAGGCTCACATTCACCAGCTATGTCAAATGATGCAGACTTTGTTACATGCTGGAAAGGTGACTTTCTGGTTGCTGCATCCTGCCCGTAGTGAAGTGATCTGCTTACAAGATATTCCTCATCCTGAACGAATCGGTCTTTCCATTCCCATTGATGCAATATCTGCGTTGTCTGATGCGTTTAACCATGCCTCTGTTTTAGAATTTCCCAATGCGCATCTGGATGCCCGATTGCGAAATACACCAATTGGCCATGAACCTGTCGATATCATTATGGCGCGAGTGGTTTGTGATGATGATACGCAAGGGATGTTGGTTTGTAGAAAAGAACAAGATCACGATTGGCCGATAAATAGTCGCGCCTTGGTTAACCATTTTGTCGCACTAGCAGAACAAGCTTTACTCATGCTGCAACCGGATGCGATTGCCTGGCGACATCTGTTGTGGCAACAACGGCTACATAAACTTACCTATCAGTTAGCTACCAAAACGGGACGGCTCTTTTTTACCGAGTTAGTCGAACAACTGGCTAATGAAATAGGTGCGGATGCCGTGTGGATCGGTGAATTATTGCAGGTCGGGCACGGAGCAGCGTCTGTGCGTATTATTGCCGGTTGTGGTGCTACGATTGCATTAGAACATCATCGTTATCCTTTACAAGAAAGTAGTTGTCGTCTGCTTTATCTGGCTGATGATTGGATCATCCAATCGATGCCTGATGTACCGGCCACAATGCTGATCCAACCAAAATGGCTGATTGCGGTACCACTACGACATAATCAGCAACGAATCATTGGGCATCTGTCATTCACATTTGCCGATCAGCATCCTGATCCGAATGAGCTTGTCCGAGCGCTACAACCTTTATTGACACGTATCGAAGCTGAGTTGATCCGTTATCAGGCGGAATCCGAGCTGCGTCTTTCCTCTGTTGCTTTTGATACCAATAAAGGCTGCATCATTACTGATCCGACGTTGACGATTATGCGGGTTAACCTGGCATTTACTGAGATAACCGGGATCAGTGCGGAACAGGCGATAGGCTGTGAATTAGGCAAAGAAATTTGGTCGTTTTCGGAACAGCAAGGTGATGCCTTATTAAAAGGGCAGCACTGGCGTGGTGAGATGGAGCGCAGGCGGCTCAACGGTGAGCTCTATCCGCAATGGGAAACCTGGACACCGGTACAGGATGAAACCAATCGCTTCAGCCATTATGTCATTAGTATTGATGATCTGACCGAACGAGTGCGCAGCAGTCAACGGATCCAGGCGCTGGCTTATTACGATGAGTTAACCGGGCTGGCTAATCGCCGTCGTTTACTGGAACAAGTAAATGTTTTGTTTGAACAGGCTAAAGCGCAGGATGAAGTCGGTGCTTTACTGTTTATCGATCTGGATCATTTTAAGAACATCAACGATTCACTGGGTCATGCCGCCGGTGATTGGGTGTTACAGCAAGTTGCTGAGCGACTAAAACCTTTTTTTACTAAAAACGATGAATTGGCTCGTTTGGGGGGCGATGAGTTTGTCGCCTTATTACCTGGTTTATCCAGCAACCCCCCGCAGGCGGAAATGCATGCCACCTTATTGGCTGAGCAAGTTATCGAAGCTGTTTCTGCGCCTTATTATTATGCCGGGCAAGTGCTGCATTTAGGTGCCAGCATTGGTATGACGTTATATCCGACTCGTCACCAGACGCCAGCCGATTTACTAAAACAAGCCGATACCGCGATGTATCAGGCGAAAGCCGATGGGCGCAGTACAGTGCGTGCGTTTGATGCAACCATGCAGCGTAAAGTGGACAAACGGCTTCGAATTCACAACCAGTTACGTGATGCCTTACGGAATAACGAATTATCGTTGCATTATCAACCGCAGCATATGGTTTCAACCGGAGATCTGATCGGCGCGGAAGCCTTGATCCGTTGGCAAATGCCGGAAGGCGGCATGATTAGCCCAATTGAATTTATTCCTATTGCCGAAGAAACAGATCTGATCATCGATATTGGTCAGTGGGTTATGGAAGAGGCATGTCATCAGTACATGCATTGGTATGCGTTGGATATTAAGCTGCCGCAATTATCTGTTAACGTAAGCGCTAAACAATTCCACCACTCTAAATTTACTGAACGTGTGTATGACGTGCTGGATAAAACCGGTATGTTACCGGAAGCGCTGAATCTGGAAATTACCGAATCGGTGGTGTTGGAAGGGCTGGAAGATACCATTCAAAAGATGACGGAACTGAAATCGATCGGGATCAGTTTTTCTATTGATGATTTCGGGACCGGATATTCATCATTAGGTTATCTCACCCGGTTACCGGTCAATGAACTTAAAATCGATCGTACCTTTATTAAAGGTATTCCCAATGATGTCAGTAATATGGCGATCGCGGAAGCGGTGTTAGCCATGGCGCGCCATCTCGGTTTTAATGTCACGGCTGAAGGCGTGGAAACCCGTCAACAGTTGCAATTCCTGAAGCAACAATCTTGTCATTTCTATCAAGGCTATCTGGCAAGTAAGCCATTACCTGCCGATGTGATGGCTATCTATGCGTCAGATCATCTTCGTAAAAAATAA
- a CDS encoding transglycosylase SLT domain-containing protein has translation MKTRIVVLLLGSLMAFNVMASSSLTAERMRFTAILQQLKNGNFSSLASAKEELADYPLLPYLDYYALSTSPDITRLNEVQHFVAQYPQSYLASRLTESYAYLLMQNNLWKEYLQLQPTEPQSMTLRCAWHMAQYQTGQTDKAAEFARSIWFYGHSRPATCDSLFSLWKQAGGMTEDDIWKRMVLAFKSDDPRLMNHLLQQMTSSNNIFYASKLISVFAQPEKVETLLPVASDSKTRQIAGLALQRWADNSTEAVLSRYLGVKARYQLSEADLVAVKTQIARDMMLERIKTSRSWLDNSLLQLRDNSLLELRVRLALAEMDWHAIKKWINLMPRAGRDDIHWSYWLARAEQQLGNKAHAKALFQQASYDRSYYGFMAAIQSGMPIHITEDNLEPEYGWREATRLWPALLRIEELIALDETGMARNEWMFLLDQSPYENKLQLGLVAQQRGWAHLGIQASIRAKAKNALSLRFPTPKQSMFSRYAKARDVDASLLYALARQESAMYERAQSQVGASGLMQLMPATAALTAKKLGETPPSPSSLTNAETNVRLGSAYIKGLLDQYDGNRVLAAAAYNAGPGRVRKWRNQSNGQPVDLWVENIPYKETRNYVQNVMVFNAIYQERLNQPVDFLSDSERRLRY, from the coding sequence ATGAAAACGCGAATAGTTGTGCTATTACTCGGTAGTTTGATGGCATTCAATGTCATGGCATCATCTTCTTTGACTGCTGAACGCATGCGCTTTACGGCCATATTGCAACAACTCAAAAACGGCAATTTCAGCTCACTGGCTTCTGCCAAGGAAGAGTTAGCTGATTATCCGCTGTTACCTTATCTTGATTATTATGCGCTCTCCACTTCGCCAGATATCACTCGTTTGAATGAAGTGCAGCATTTTGTCGCGCAATATCCGCAAAGTTATCTGGCCAGCCGGCTGACAGAAAGTTATGCCTATCTGTTGATGCAAAACAATCTGTGGAAAGAATATTTACAACTGCAACCTACTGAACCGCAATCGATGACGTTGCGTTGCGCCTGGCATATGGCGCAATATCAAACCGGGCAAACGGATAAAGCTGCGGAATTTGCGCGTAGTATCTGGTTTTATGGCCATTCCCGCCCGGCTACCTGTGACAGCTTATTTTCATTATGGAAACAAGCGGGTGGAATGACAGAAGATGATATATGGAAGCGTATGGTCCTCGCTTTTAAATCGGATGACCCTCGCTTGATGAATCATCTGCTGCAACAAATGACAAGCAGCAATAATATTTTTTACGCCAGCAAACTGATTTCCGTGTTTGCGCAGCCAGAAAAAGTCGAAACGTTATTACCCGTTGCCAGTGACAGTAAAACCCGACAAATTGCCGGTTTAGCGTTGCAACGTTGGGCAGATAACAGCACTGAAGCGGTGTTATCACGTTATTTGGGTGTGAAAGCGCGTTATCAGCTCAGTGAAGCCGATTTGGTGGCTGTTAAAACCCAAATCGCCCGTGACATGATGTTAGAACGCATTAAAACCTCCCGTTCATGGCTAGATAACAGTCTGCTGCAATTACGGGATAATTCTTTGCTGGAACTGCGCGTTCGTTTAGCGCTGGCCGAAATGGACTGGCATGCCATCAAAAAATGGATCAATTTGATGCCCCGGGCCGGACGAGACGATATTCACTGGTCATATTGGTTGGCGCGGGCTGAACAGCAACTGGGTAATAAAGCACATGCTAAAGCACTGTTCCAGCAAGCCAGTTATGATCGCAGTTATTATGGTTTTATGGCAGCTATTCAATCGGGGATGCCAATTCATATTACGGAAGATAATTTGGAACCAGAGTATGGCTGGCGTGAGGCAACCCGGTTATGGCCGGCGTTACTGCGTATTGAAGAGCTGATCGCGTTAGATGAAACTGGTATGGCTCGCAATGAATGGATGTTCTTGCTCGATCAATCACCCTATGAAAACAAACTGCAGTTAGGGCTGGTAGCACAACAGCGTGGCTGGGCGCATCTCGGCATTCAGGCCAGTATCCGCGCCAAAGCAAAAAATGCACTGTCTTTGCGTTTTCCGACGCCGAAGCAGTCGATGTTCTCTCGTTATGCCAAGGCCCGTGATGTTGATGCCAGTTTGTTATATGCATTGGCGCGTCAGGAAAGTGCGATGTATGAACGAGCACAGTCACAAGTGGGCGCATCTGGTCTGATGCAGCTAATGCCGGCAACTGCGGCACTGACGGCGAAAAAATTAGGCGAAACACCGCCATCGCCTTCTTCGTTGACTAATGCGGAAACCAACGTACGGTTAGGTAGTGCCTATATCAAAGGCTTGCTCGATCAATATGATGGCAACCGTGTATTGGCGGCGGCGGCCTATAATGCGGGGCCGGGTCGGGTGCGTAAATGGCGTAATCAAAGTAATGGTCAACCGGTAGACTTATGGGTAGAAAATATTCCGTATAAAGAAACCCGTAATTATGTGCAGAATGTGATGGTCTTTAATGCCATTTATCAGGAACGCCTGAACCAGCCGGTTGATTTTTTGAGCGACAGTGAACGTCGACTGCGTTATTAA
- a CDS encoding NAD-dependent epimerase/dehydratase family protein — MTRDISIIGLGWLGWPLAKQLMTSGYNVRGSVTSLAKQQQLLAELPEINVHCWQADEQAVLPEALLAPVMIITIPPGKLSHYFLALQSLVLQARQRGVERLIYISSTSVYGGSGRCDETTPLQPETAQAATLVQVEQCVQQAGFVCWNILRPSGLIGPGRYPGRFLSGKTLDAGGRVVNLVHQRDVIGVIIALLAQSRSGIFNLAAPDHPTRATFYQQACQLAGLPLPLFSDMNDDGKMICADKVETALGYHYQIHDLRQWLQQAAAGEQ, encoded by the coding sequence ATGACTCGCGATATTTCCATTATTGGTCTTGGCTGGCTCGGGTGGCCACTGGCAAAACAATTGATGACCAGTGGTTACAACGTACGAGGTTCAGTCACCTCACTTGCCAAGCAACAACAATTATTAGCCGAGTTGCCAGAGATTAATGTGCATTGCTGGCAAGCTGATGAACAGGCTGTGTTGCCTGAAGCTTTGCTTGCTCCGGTGATGATCATCACCATCCCACCTGGGAAACTCAGCCATTACTTCTTAGCGTTACAGTCGTTGGTTTTACAGGCCAGACAGCGCGGTGTAGAGCGACTGATTTATATCAGTTCAACCTCGGTTTATGGTGGTTCAGGGCGTTGTGATGAAACCACGCCATTGCAGCCAGAAACGGCACAAGCTGCCACACTCGTGCAGGTTGAACAATGCGTACAACAAGCAGGATTTGTTTGCTGGAACATATTACGACCATCCGGTCTCATTGGCCCCGGTCGTTATCCGGGGCGTTTTCTGAGTGGCAAAACACTGGATGCCGGCGGCCGAGTGGTTAATTTAGTACATCAGCGTGATGTTATCGGGGTCATCATAGCCTTATTGGCGCAATCACGTAGCGGTATATTTAATCTGGCAGCACCTGATCATCCAACCCGGGCAACCTTTTATCAGCAGGCCTGCCAACTAGCCGGATTACCACTACCACTGTTTAGTGATATGAACGATGACGGCAAAATGATCTGTGCGGATAAAGTGGAAACAGCACTGGGTTACCATTATCAAATTCACGATCTTCGCCAATGGTTGCAACAAGCTGCAGCAGGTGAGCAATGA
- a CDS encoding endonuclease/exonuclease/phosphatase family protein — protein sequence MRLPFVVAIIAVFLSGCLEIPSQETLSTNAGPRLVDRCPLVVPAMRQQVNGFASGFRLTTWNLHKFQRANWQKQATVLAQHSDILLFQEAMERPALSQLLQQAHFNWQQVQAFRLEGEVTGVLNASSVPALYNCSLRELEPVSRIPKSALVTLYPLAESSYPLLAINVHGINFELSMAAYHRQMERIFLLAKGYPGPVVLAGDFATWGDKRTEYLLALARQSGFDEALPSPDLRVLVMSKPVDHIFYRKLQLKTVGNQTTNTSDHNPLWAEFSVIKNPVK from the coding sequence ATGAGATTGCCTTTTGTTGTTGCCATCATTGCGGTATTTCTGAGTGGATGTTTAGAGATCCCATCGCAGGAAACGCTATCGACCAATGCTGGGCCGCGGCTGGTTGACCGTTGTCCGCTCGTGGTTCCGGCTATGCGTCAGCAGGTCAATGGTTTTGCTTCCGGCTTTCGGTTAACCACTTGGAATTTGCATAAATTTCAGCGTGCAAATTGGCAAAAACAAGCCACTGTTTTAGCACAGCACAGCGACATCTTGTTGTTTCAGGAAGCCATGGAGCGACCAGCGTTAAGCCAGTTATTACAACAAGCGCATTTTAACTGGCAACAAGTGCAGGCATTTCGGTTGGAGGGTGAAGTAACCGGAGTGCTAAATGCCTCATCAGTACCGGCATTATATAACTGCTCATTACGTGAATTAGAGCCGGTAAGTCGTATTCCCAAATCTGCATTGGTGACACTCTATCCACTGGCGGAGAGCAGTTATCCGTTACTGGCGATTAATGTGCATGGTATCAACTTTGAACTATCGATGGCGGCCTATCACCGACAGATGGAGCGAATATTCCTGCTTGCGAAAGGTTACCCGGGGCCGGTGGTATTAGCGGGGGATTTTGCAACCTGGGGCGATAAGCGTACCGAATATTTGTTAGCTCTTGCCAGACAAAGTGGTTTTGATGAAGCGCTACCAAGTCCTGATTTACGTGTGTTGGTGATGTCGAAGCCGGTAGATCATATTTTTTACCGCAAATTACAGCTAAAAACGGTGGGAAATCAAACGACGAATACTTCTGATCATAACCCGCTATGGGCCGAATTTTCCGTGATCAAAAATCCAGTCAAATAA
- a CDS encoding YgiQ family radical SAM protein, protein MTQPETLLFDYPKYWAECFGPAPFLPMSRSEMDQLGWDSCDIIVVCGDAYVDHPSFGMAIVGRFLEAQGFRVGLICQPDWNNKNDFMKLGKPNLFFGVSAGNMDSMINRYTADKKLRHDDAYTPNNEGGKRPDRATLVYSQRCKEAYKDVPVVLGGIEASLRRIGHYDYWSETIRRSVLVDAKADLLVFGNAERPLTEIAHRFARGETVADMQDIRGTAVIRKGPLPEWKGVDSSRLDQIGHIDPIPNPYMENAPCATDAAVEPAKPKVVVVQPPKPKPWEKTYVLLPSYEKVKADRVLYAHTSRILHHETNPGCARALLQQHGDKTLWVNPPALPLNTEEMDWVFALPYQRVPHPAYKGAKIPAYDMIKTSVNIMRGCFGGCSFCSITEHEGRQIQSRSHESILTEIEEIRDKVPGFTGVISDLGGPTANMYKLRCKSPRAEETCRRASCVFPSICPHMDTDHTPTIELYRKARDLKGIKKILIASGVRYDLAVQDPRYVRELVKHHVGGYLKIAPEHTEEGPLSKMMKPGMGSYYKFKELFDKYSKEAGKEQFLIPYFIAAHPGTTDEDMVNLALWLKQNNFRLDQVQNFYPSPLANATTMYYTELDPLHKIDYKSDKMFVAKGEIRRRFHKAVLRYHDPANWPKLREEFMARGWGHLIGKGPGCLIPEESKTPSRQRKVATMQKTGQIALTRHLPMEQQRRAPEESNKPKPAASSGKRPASNKKPVLAKPVAGAAAQGKPAQGKSGQGKSAPGKPAAGGKPAARRPAASQRQQGGGASRAR, encoded by the coding sequence ATGACCCAACCAGAAACCTTACTGTTTGATTATCCGAAATATTGGGCGGAATGCTTTGGGCCTGCGCCCTTTCTGCCCATGTCCCGCAGTGAGATGGATCAACTCGGTTGGGACAGCTGCGACATTATTGTGGTCTGCGGTGATGCCTATGTTGATCATCCGAGTTTCGGTATGGCGATTGTGGGTCGCTTTCTGGAAGCACAGGGATTCCGCGTTGGTCTGATCTGTCAGCCGGATTGGAACAATAAAAACGATTTCATGAAACTGGGTAAACCGAATCTGTTTTTCGGGGTCAGTGCCGGCAACATGGATTCGATGATCAACCGTTATACCGCTGATAAAAAGTTACGTCATGACGATGCTTATACGCCAAATAATGAAGGCGGTAAGCGCCCGGATCGTGCCACCTTGGTTTATTCTCAGCGCTGTAAAGAAGCCTATAAAGATGTGCCGGTAGTGTTAGGGGGCATTGAAGCCTCACTGCGTCGTATTGGTCATTACGATTACTGGTCGGAAACGATCCGCCGTTCGGTGCTGGTGGATGCTAAAGCGGATCTGCTGGTATTCGGTAACGCGGAACGCCCGTTAACTGAAATTGCACATCGTTTTGCCCGCGGTGAAACCGTGGCCGATATGCAGGATATTCGCGGCACGGCGGTGATCAGAAAAGGGCCATTGCCGGAATGGAAGGGCGTCGATTCGTCGCGTCTGGATCAAATTGGCCATATCGATCCAATTCCAAATCCATATATGGAAAATGCGCCTTGTGCGACGGACGCGGCAGTCGAACCGGCGAAACCGAAAGTCGTTGTCGTGCAGCCACCGAAACCCAAGCCATGGGAAAAAACCTATGTGCTGTTGCCTTCGTATGAAAAAGTAAAAGCTGATCGCGTGTTGTACGCTCATACCTCACGTATTTTGCATCACGAAACCAATCCGGGTTGTGCGCGTGCGCTGTTGCAGCAGCATGGCGATAAAACATTGTGGGTAAATCCACCTGCATTACCGTTGAATACTGAAGAGATGGATTGGGTGTTTGCTCTGCCTTATCAACGGGTGCCGCATCCAGCGTATAAAGGCGCGAAAATTCCCGCCTACGACATGATCAAAACCTCCGTGAACATCATGCGCGGTTGTTTTGGTGGCTGTTCATTCTGCTCAATCACCGAACATGAAGGGCGTCAGATCCAAAGCCGTTCCCATGAATCAATCCTGACTGAGATTGAAGAGATCCGCGATAAGGTGCCGGGTTTCACCGGTGTGATTTCCGATCTGGGTGGCCCGACTGCCAACATGTATAAGCTGCGCTGTAAGAGTCCACGCGCGGAAGAAACCTGCCGTCGTGCCTCGTGCGTGTTCCCAAGCATCTGTCCGCATATGGACACCGACCACACGCCAACGATTGAACTGTATCGCAAAGCGCGTGATCTGAAAGGCATCAAGAAGATCCTGATTGCATCTGGTGTGCGTTACGATCTAGCGGTGCAAGATCCGCGTTATGTGCGTGAATTGGTGAAACACCATGTCGGCGGTTATCTGAAAATTGCCCCGGAACATACCGAAGAAGGCCCATTATCGAAGATGATGAAGCCGGGTATGGGCAGCTATTACAAATTCAAAGAGTTGTTTGACAAATATTCCAAGGAAGCAGGAAAAGAGCAGTTCCTGATCCCTTATTTTATTGCTGCACACCCCGGCACCACCGATGAAGACATGGTGAATCTGGCGTTGTGGCTCAAGCAAAATAACTTCCGTCTGGATCAGGTGCAAAACTTCTATCCATCGCCGCTGGCGAATGCCACGACCATGTATTACACCGAGCTGGATCCACTGCATAAGATCGATTACAAGTCGGACAAAATGTTTGTGGCGAAAGGCGAGATCCGTCGTCGTTTCCATAAAGCGGTGCTGCGTTATCACGACCCGGCGAACTGGCCGAAACTGCGTGAAGAGTTCATGGCGCGCGGTTGGGGTCATCTGATTGGTAAAGGGCCGGGTTGTCTGATCCCAGAAGAGAGTAAAACACCAAGCCGTCAGCGCAAAGTGGCCACCATGCAGAAAACCGGACAGATCGCGCTGACACGTCATTTACCGATGGAGCAGCAACGTCGCGCACCGGAAGAAAGTAACAAACCGAAACCGGCAGCAAGCAGCGGTAAACGCCCTGCAAGCAATAAAAAGCCAGTGTTGGCGAAACCTGTTGCGGGAGCTGCAGCACAAGGTAAACCAGCTCAGGGAAAATCAGGGCAGGGCAAATCGGCACCAGGTAAACCTGCTGCGGGTGGCAAACCGGCGGCGCGTCGCCCAGCGGCTAGCCAACGCCAGCAAGGTGGTGGGGCTTCACGCGCCCGTTAA
- a CDS encoding DUF2059 domain-containing protein: MRTWINRLLLLVSFVSVSVCAVTEDSALTLADLMGGKQQFNLLSHQVLNKMIRQQPELARYQPVVQKWGKEYLTWARMRTELAIAYHSHFTEQEIQQMILFFRTAAGQKYLRYSPLLQEETVTIGQRIAHEQQPKLLEMLQQARQNSSSSH; this comes from the coding sequence ATGCGTACATGGATCAACCGTCTGCTACTGTTAGTCAGCTTTGTTAGCGTAAGTGTCTGTGCTGTCACTGAAGACAGTGCATTGACACTGGCTGATCTGATGGGCGGAAAACAGCAATTTAATCTGCTTAGCCATCAAGTGTTGAATAAGATGATCCGTCAGCAACCTGAGCTGGCGCGTTATCAGCCTGTCGTGCAGAAATGGGGCAAGGAGTATCTGACTTGGGCGCGTATGCGTACTGAGTTGGCGATCGCCTATCATTCCCATTTTACGGAGCAGGAGATCCAACAGATGATCCTGTTTTTCCGCACGGCGGCTGGGCAGAAATATCTGCGTTATTCTCCGTTATTGCAGGAAGAAACGGTGACTATCGGTCAACGTATTGCGCATGAACAGCAGCCGAAATTGCTGGAAATGTTGCAGCAGGCCAGACAAAATTCTTCATCCAGCCACTAA